The following are from one region of the Noviherbaspirillum sedimenti genome:
- a CDS encoding endonuclease/exonuclease/phosphatase family protein, whose protein sequence is MKLRIATYNIHKGVSSIGSRPRIHAMKNAVGNLHADILFLQEVQGRHDLLAAKHATNWPEVGQHDFLAGDESYHVAYGMNAVYDHGHHGNALVSRYPIASFSNQDVSDHAFEKRGILHCVVRPADCGTDIHCFVIHLGLFSGSRKRQTLALVEAVRELAPPDAPLLIAGDFNDWTNQLSAKLRAELGVCEVFDETISRRGFGTYLRRLAGRGPTMAPARTFPAAMPFLQLDRIYVRGFTVENARVLHGGLWSRLSDHAPIVATLHLKK, encoded by the coding sequence ATGAAATTGCGCATTGCCACCTACAATATCCACAAGGGCGTCTCATCCATCGGTAGCCGCCCGCGCATTCATGCCATGAAGAACGCCGTCGGCAATTTACATGCCGATATCCTGTTCTTGCAGGAAGTTCAGGGGCGTCATGATCTGCTGGCGGCGAAACATGCCACCAACTGGCCGGAAGTGGGGCAGCATGATTTCCTGGCGGGAGACGAGTCCTACCACGTTGCCTACGGCATGAACGCGGTCTATGACCATGGCCATCACGGTAATGCCCTGGTGAGCCGCTATCCGATTGCCTCGTTCAGCAACCAGGATGTTTCCGACCATGCATTTGAGAAGCGTGGCATCCTGCATTGCGTGGTGCGTCCGGCGGATTGCGGTACCGATATTCATTGCTTTGTGATCCACCTCGGCCTGTTTTCCGGCAGCCGAAAGCGGCAAACCCTGGCCCTGGTCGAGGCGGTCAGGGAACTGGCGCCGCCGGATGCGCCGCTGCTGATCGCCGGCGATTTCAACGACTGGACCAACCAGCTGAGCGCCAAGCTGCGCGCCGAACTGGGCGTGTGCGAAGTATTCGATGAAACCATTTCGCGGCGCGGTTTTGGCACCTATCTGCGGCGCCTGGCCGGGCGCGGTCCGACAATGGCGCCGGCGCGCACCTTTCCGGCCGCCATGCCATTTTTGCAGCTGGACCGGATTTATGTGCGCGGATTTACGGTGGAAAACGCCCGCGTCTTGCATGGCGGCTTGTGGTCCCGGCTGTCCGACCATGCGCCAATTGTGGCAACATTGCATTTAAAAAAATAA
- the clsB gene encoding cardiolipin synthase ClsB, protein MRSVKFTADNIVTLLHCGAEFFPALAAAIDAAEVEVYFETYIFADDETGTRIAAALQRAAARGVFVNVIVDWLGTGEAQSLRLKQEFARTGVNFRRYNPWFRRGMSRMHRKLCVVDRQIGFVSGLNINDDMRDDEDSRVILPAPRWDFGVSIIGPLVTEIQQEMEAQWVSMGRLQLNLRARLERLKAYRHPPPDVTVAPAMAALVVRDNLRNRRTIERAYLQALGRARNEVWLANPYFAPGRKMRVALAAAAARGVSVTLLLGVGQFRLQDAVARSYYPKLLKSGVRILEYRKTQLHGKVAVVDDQWATVGSSNYDGLSLFINQEANVVVRDVAFATALRQQIASGVADSVAVRQEDFAKIHWCKRIGYRIAYFFYRNTIRFITWANES, encoded by the coding sequence ATGCGCTCGGTAAAATTTACCGCTGATAACATTGTTACCTTGCTCCATTGCGGCGCCGAATTTTTTCCGGCGCTGGCAGCGGCAATCGATGCCGCGGAAGTTGAAGTGTATTTTGAAACCTACATCTTTGCGGACGACGAAACCGGCACGCGCATCGCCGCGGCCTTGCAGCGTGCGGCCGCCCGCGGGGTCTTTGTCAATGTCATCGTCGACTGGCTCGGCACCGGCGAGGCGCAAAGCCTGCGCCTGAAGCAGGAATTCGCCCGGACAGGGGTGAATTTTCGCCGTTATAACCCGTGGTTCCGGCGCGGCATGAGCCGCATGCATCGCAAATTGTGCGTGGTTGACCGGCAGATCGGATTTGTCTCCGGCCTGAATATCAACGACGACATGCGCGACGACGAGGATAGCCGCGTGATCCTGCCGGCGCCGCGCTGGGATTTCGGGGTTTCCATCATTGGCCCGCTGGTGACGGAAATTCAGCAGGAAATGGAAGCGCAATGGGTCAGCATGGGGCGTTTGCAATTGAACTTGCGCGCGCGTCTCGAACGCCTGAAGGCGTATCGCCATCCACCGCCCGACGTGACGGTGGCGCCGGCCATGGCGGCGCTGGTGGTGCGCGACAACCTGCGCAACCGCCGTACCATCGAGCGCGCCTATCTGCAGGCACTGGGGCGCGCGCGCAACGAGGTTTGGCTGGCCAACCCGTATTTTGCGCCGGGACGCAAGATGCGGGTGGCGCTGGCGGCGGCTGCTGCCCGCGGGGTCAGCGTCACCCTGTTGTTGGGCGTCGGCCAGTTTCGCCTGCAGGATGCGGTGGCGCGCTCGTATTACCCGAAACTCCTGAAAAGCGGTGTGCGCATCCTTGAGTACCGCAAGACCCAGTTGCATGGCAAGGTGGCGGTGGTGGATGACCAGTGGGCAACGGTTGGCTCCAGCAATTACGATGGCTTGAGCCTGTTCATCAACCAGGAAGCCAACGTCGTGGTGCGGGATGTTGCGTTTGCCACTGCCTTGCGCCAGCAAATTGCCAGCGGCGTCGCCGACAGCGTGGCGGTGCGGCAGGAAGACTTTGCAAAAATTCACTGGTGCAAGCGCATCGGCTATCGCATTGCCTATTTTTTTTACCGCAATACCATCCGCTTCATCACCTGGGCTAACGAATCCTGA
- a CDS encoding RNA-binding S4 domain-containing protein, which produces MNTSSAAVRIDKWLWAARFFKTRSLATAAVDGGKVRLNGERIKPARGVKPGDTLAIDNGATEWEVEVRALSETRGPAAVAQTLYEETVQSIAKRQHNDEQRQFLHEPSEAIRGRPTKRDRRKLDRSSW; this is translated from the coding sequence ATGAATACCAGCAGCGCCGCCGTGCGCATCGACAAATGGCTGTGGGCAGCCCGTTTCTTCAAGACCCGTTCGCTGGCGACCGCTGCGGTCGATGGCGGCAAGGTGCGCTTGAATGGCGAACGGATCAAGCCGGCGCGCGGTGTCAAGCCTGGCGACACCCTGGCCATCGACAACGGTGCGACCGAATGGGAAGTGGAAGTGCGTGCGCTGTCGGAAACGCGTGGCCCCGCCGCCGTGGCCCAGACCCTGTACGAAGAAACTGTGCAAAGTATAGCCAAGCGGCAACATAACGACGAACAAAGGCAATTTTTGCATGAGCCGAGCGAGGCGATCCGTGGGCGGCCAACCAAGCGCGATCGTCGCAAGCTGGACCGCTCATCCTGGTAA
- a CDS encoding TetR/AcrR family transcriptional regulator — protein MSKGEQTHVAILDAALAMASREGLEGLTIGLLADKMSMSKSGVFAHFGSREELQIAVVKRYHDQFEQEIFFPSMKQPRGLPRLRALFSAWVRRVTIEIASGCIYISGAVEYDDRPGAIREELAAMVRTWQGSLRRCVQQAIDEGHLRADTDPDQMVFEMYGLVLALHHDARFIQRPGSVQHAQTGFERLIESYQTTNNSN, from the coding sequence TTGAGCAAGGGCGAGCAAACCCACGTCGCCATCCTTGACGCAGCGCTGGCCATGGCCAGCCGCGAAGGGCTGGAAGGCTTGACGATAGGTTTGCTGGCTGACAAGATGAGCATGAGTAAATCGGGCGTGTTTGCCCATTTTGGCTCGCGCGAGGAGTTGCAGATCGCCGTGGTCAAGCGCTACCACGATCAGTTCGAGCAAGAGATTTTCTTTCCCAGCATGAAGCAGCCGCGCGGCTTGCCGCGCCTGCGCGCCCTGTTTTCCGCGTGGGTCAGGCGCGTCACGATAGAGATCGCCTCGGGCTGCATCTATATCAGCGGCGCGGTCGAATACGACGACCGTCCGGGTGCCATCCGGGAAGAGCTGGCGGCGATGGTGCGTACCTGGCAGGGCAGCCTGCGGCGTTGTGTGCAGCAGGCGATCGACGAGGGCCATTTGCGCGCCGATACCGATCCTGACCAGATGGTGTTCGAAATGTATGGCCTGGTGCTGGCGCTGCACCATGATGCCCGTTTCATCCAGCGTCCGGGCAGCGTGCAGCATGCGCAAACCGGTTTTGAACGACTGATCGAGAGCTATCAAACCACGAACAATAGCAATTAA
- a CDS encoding acyl-CoA dehydrogenase C-terminal domain-containing protein yields the protein MGQYVAPLRDMQFVLHELLHVEEELKQLPKHAELDADTINQVLEEGGKFASSVLFPLNHAGDREGCRLDKATHAVTTPKGFKEAYRQYVEGGWPALSCDPDYGGQGLPLVVNNSFYEMVNAANQAWTMYPGLSHGAYECLQAHGTPEQKQLYLPKLVSGEWTGTMCLTEAHCGTDLGLLRTKAEPAADGAYSITGGKIFISAGEHDMAENILHLVLARLPDAPAGTKGISLFLVPKFIPAAGGTPGARNPITCGAIEEKMGIHGNATCQMNLDGATGWLIGEPNRGLQAMFVMMNAARLGVGMQSLGLTEVAYQNAVTYAKDRLQMRSLSGPKAPDKPADPIIVHPDVRRMLLTARAWAEGGRAFSSYVALMIDRELNHPDEEVRKDAADQVALLTPIVKAFLTDNGFAAASEALQVYGGHGYIAEWGMEQFVRDARINMIYEGTNTIQSLDLLGRKVLMDNGAKLRKFGAQIQAFVEEHGTDEAMSEFITPLADIGDKVTKLSMEIGMKAFQNQDEVGAAAVPYLRVVGHLVFAYFFARMAKIALDKQDSGDSFYKAKLATARFYFARLLPETAMLIRQARSGAASLMALDADLF from the coding sequence ATGGGACAATACGTCGCCCCCCTGCGCGACATGCAATTCGTGCTGCACGAATTGCTGCATGTCGAAGAAGAGTTGAAGCAGTTGCCAAAACACGCCGAACTCGACGCCGACACCATCAACCAGGTGCTGGAAGAGGGCGGCAAGTTTGCCTCCAGCGTCCTGTTCCCGCTGAACCATGCCGGCGACCGCGAAGGCTGCCGCCTCGACAAGGCCACGCATGCGGTCACCACCCCCAAGGGCTTCAAGGAAGCGTACCGGCAGTATGTCGAAGGCGGCTGGCCGGCATTGTCCTGTGATCCCGACTACGGTGGCCAGGGCTTGCCGCTGGTGGTCAACAATTCATTCTATGAAATGGTCAATGCCGCCAACCAGGCCTGGACCATGTATCCGGGCCTGAGCCACGGCGCCTACGAGTGCCTGCAAGCGCACGGCACGCCGGAACAGAAGCAGCTGTACCTGCCGAAGCTGGTGTCCGGCGAATGGACCGGTACCATGTGCCTGACTGAGGCGCACTGCGGCACCGACCTGGGTCTGTTGCGCACCAAGGCCGAGCCGGCGGCCGACGGCGCGTACAGTATCACCGGCGGCAAGATTTTCATCTCGGCCGGCGAACACGACATGGCGGAAAACATCCTTCATCTGGTGCTGGCACGCTTGCCGGATGCGCCGGCCGGCACCAAGGGCATTTCGCTGTTCCTGGTGCCGAAGTTCATTCCTGCTGCCGGCGGCACGCCGGGCGCGCGCAATCCCATCACCTGCGGCGCCATCGAGGAAAAGATGGGCATCCACGGCAATGCCACCTGCCAGATGAACCTCGACGGCGCCACTGGCTGGCTGATCGGCGAGCCCAACCGCGGCTTGCAGGCGATGTTCGTGATGATGAATGCGGCGCGCCTCGGCGTCGGCATGCAATCGCTGGGCCTGACCGAAGTGGCTTACCAGAACGCCGTCACCTACGCCAAGGACCGCCTGCAAATGCGCAGCCTCTCCGGGCCCAAGGCGCCGGACAAGCCGGCCGATCCCATCATCGTGCATCCCGACGTGCGCCGCATGCTGCTGACCGCGCGTGCCTGGGCCGAGGGCGGGCGTGCCTTCAGCTCGTATGTCGCGCTGATGATCGACCGCGAGCTGAACCACCCGGACGAGGAAGTCCGCAAGGATGCCGCCGATCAGGTGGCGCTGCTGACGCCGATCGTCAAGGCCTTCCTGACCGACAATGGCTTTGCCGCCGCGTCGGAAGCCTTGCAAGTGTATGGCGGCCACGGCTATATCGCCGAGTGGGGCATGGAGCAGTTTGTGCGCGATGCCCGCATCAACATGATTTACGAGGGCACCAACACCATCCAGTCGCTGGATTTATTGGGCCGCAAGGTGCTGATGGATAACGGTGCCAAGCTGCGCAAGTTCGGTGCGCAAATCCAGGCTTTCGTGGAAGAGCACGGTACCGACGAGGCGATGAGCGAATTCATCACGCCGCTGGCCGATATCGGCGACAAGGTGACGAAGCTCAGCATGGAAATCGGCATGAAGGCTTTCCAGAACCAGGACGAGGTCGGCGCCGCCGCCGTGCCTTACCTGCGCGTGGTTGGCCACCTGGTGTTTGCCTATTTCTTCGCGCGCATGGCGAAGATCGCGCTGGACAAGCAGGATAGCGGCGACAGCTTTTACAAGGCCAAGCTGGCGACTGCGCGTTTTTATTTCGCCCGGCTGCTGCCGGAAACCGCGATGCTGATCCGTCAGGCGCGCTCCGGTGCGGCCAGCCTGATGGCGCTCGATGCCGATTTGTTTTAA